A single genomic interval of Streptomyces sp. NBC_00663 harbors:
- a CDS encoding GNAT family N-acetyltransferase: MSDVTRARHGRPVHHWRRDLIELAALFTAVAVADAVANVIGHGPDGPELLLVSAIVLVATAGFHTWWARRHGHAPPVRDTGARPPSSETQAGPSADTGESVLWRMRTTVKDEPGSLAALCTALAGHRVDILSLQTHPLAEGTVDEFLLRAPHELTATEITRAVALAGGSGTWIERADAHDLVDAPTRVLGLAARTALDAAELPLALRQLLGRCTIRSLPAAPAGGGRGPESVPVEGVLEETVLRLRAPEGGVITVERPYLPFTPTEFARARALVELDTVLGPRVPHSEDVLTLPEGNDITVRRADTGDLEAAKAMHERCSPRTLGLRYHGPVGDAHRYLNHLLSPRFGRTLAVQTASGRLVGLGHLLWDGDETEVALLVEDEWQRRGIGAELLHRLVGMAGEAGCESVYAVTQSSNTGMVAAMRGLGLPLDYQIEEGTLVITARLASQGAVEQVSAGSPERRRG; this comes from the coding sequence ATGTCTGATGTGACGCGTGCGAGGCACGGTCGTCCGGTCCACCACTGGCGCCGGGACCTCATCGAACTGGCCGCGCTGTTCACGGCGGTCGCGGTGGCGGACGCCGTCGCCAATGTGATCGGCCACGGGCCCGACGGTCCGGAGCTGCTGCTGGTGTCGGCGATCGTCCTGGTCGCCACGGCGGGGTTCCACACATGGTGGGCACGCCGCCACGGTCACGCGCCGCCGGTGCGCGATACCGGTGCCCGGCCGCCCTCCTCGGAGACGCAGGCCGGGCCGTCCGCCGACACCGGGGAGAGCGTGCTGTGGCGGATGCGGACGACGGTGAAGGACGAGCCGGGATCGCTGGCCGCACTGTGCACGGCCCTCGCCGGCCACCGGGTCGACATCCTCAGCCTCCAGACGCACCCGCTGGCCGAGGGCACGGTGGACGAGTTCCTGCTGCGGGCGCCCCATGAGCTGACGGCGACCGAGATCACCCGGGCCGTCGCCCTGGCCGGCGGTTCCGGTACCTGGATCGAGCGGGCCGACGCCCACGACCTGGTCGACGCGCCGACCCGGGTGCTCGGGCTCGCCGCCCGTACCGCGCTGGACGCGGCGGAACTGCCGCTGGCGCTGAGGCAGTTGCTGGGCCGGTGCACCATCAGGTCACTGCCCGCCGCGCCGGCCGGAGGGGGCCGCGGGCCGGAGAGCGTGCCCGTGGAAGGGGTGCTTGAGGAGACCGTGCTGAGGCTGCGGGCACCGGAAGGCGGAGTGATCACCGTGGAGCGGCCGTATCTGCCGTTCACCCCGACCGAGTTCGCGCGGGCGCGGGCCCTGGTGGAGCTGGACACGGTCCTGGGACCGCGCGTGCCGCACAGCGAGGATGTGCTGACGTTGCCCGAGGGCAACGACATCACCGTGCGCCGGGCGGACACCGGGGATCTGGAGGCCGCGAAGGCGATGCACGAGCGGTGCAGCCCGCGGACGCTTGGTCTGCGCTACCACGGGCCGGTCGGTGACGCGCACCGGTACTTGAACCACCTGCTCAGCCCGCGGTTCGGGCGAACCCTGGCCGTGCAGACTGCGTCGGGTCGGCTGGTCGGTCTGGGGCATCTGCTGTGGGACGGGGACGAGACCGAGGTCGCACTGCTGGTCGAGGACGAGTGGCAGCGACGCGGGATCGGGGCGGAGTTGCTGCACAGGCTGGTGGGGATGGCTGGTGAGGCCGGGTGCGAGAGCGTGTACGCGGTGACCCAGTCGTCCAACACGGGGATGGTGGCGGCGATGCGAGGGTTGGGCCTCCCCCTCGACTATCAGATCGAGGAGGGGACCCTGGTGATCACTGCGCGGCTGGCTTCGCAGGGGGCTGTGGAGCAGGTGAGTGCGGGTTCGCCCGAGCGCCGTAGGGGCTAG
- a CDS encoding DUF7824 domain-containing protein: MNVLTDAVRAGRTSELTGLLDGMTDAERRSVFPELKELRKELRADRWGVQARRAYPPLQMAGAACQSSAAAVANWLAAADMRWWQAPPAVLIDVLADRETDWLADVVHRLAQRPPSARVPYELMAGLVRLSACQVPTTQAYVEGWMRHIGSIWQRGDTVLTRLRKDPHLPQLVAALFETDDIGGALQWPAEEGPNSWTGALAQLTAEGALERGAMVHACVSRLLRDGTGADHRGFLRLLKALDLTREEERERTAEWLALAADAPSVVASHAQSVLGGLALDGELSARQLAEMSGGVLFRTEKKLVRAQLVLLGKVMARDAATADELLPAAAQAFGHEDSDVQERALKLVERHIKKAGPETRSELAETARQLIPALRTRAAASLGMAPADMEPVVHEEVLPPVPEPVRLGPAPESVAELAEEVGALLASRGDVASFERTLDGLVRHAHDDRDALVEALGPVVARLWWATADAEHIRENTYFNNYPHLQLVLAALLGKVRTQTLHAAVQHGTTGQTCVHSALDRAFQARISEVAFRIRTDPLPFLLSTPSWSTGLLEPDELVDRLASYRRLGARPSDADFAQALLRVRRGNRTAATSAAGRAAALGTTEGTRLAHWLTSGGPQLPADRRRTAHARILVEFGELGELQDDFPREFRPLGQPVSVYRDRWHCYHWDDSIRPHWLALLPERRELVAARMLRDLSTVAVDDIRGPAAVLPLLAESGGEAGDAVHLCVAYGLGARHEEDRLAAVDALLVLAARGQLDAALLGTDLGKLVREGAVKPLRLADSLRTAATTGANATIWGMLCHTLPLLLGDLATGGPDGHAAKSRGLGELLAVAAECAERSGARGELPHLAAAASRSGSSRLVTQARRLQGALVEEAAA; this comes from the coding sequence ATGAACGTGCTGACGGACGCGGTACGGGCCGGGCGGACGAGTGAGCTGACGGGCCTGCTGGACGGGATGACGGACGCCGAACGACGGTCGGTCTTCCCCGAGTTGAAGGAGCTTCGCAAGGAGCTGCGGGCGGATCGGTGGGGCGTGCAGGCCCGGCGCGCCTACCCGCCGCTCCAGATGGCCGGGGCTGCCTGCCAGTCCAGCGCGGCAGCCGTCGCGAACTGGCTGGCCGCCGCCGACATGCGGTGGTGGCAGGCGCCGCCGGCGGTGCTGATCGACGTCCTGGCCGACCGCGAGACCGACTGGCTCGCCGACGTGGTGCACCGGCTCGCCCAGCGCCCGCCGAGTGCGCGGGTGCCGTACGAGCTGATGGCGGGCCTGGTCCGGCTCTCCGCCTGCCAGGTCCCGACGACGCAGGCGTATGTGGAGGGCTGGATGCGCCACATCGGCAGCATCTGGCAGCGCGGGGACACGGTGCTCACCCGGCTGCGCAAGGACCCGCATCTCCCTCAGCTCGTCGCCGCGCTGTTCGAGACGGACGACATCGGCGGCGCCCTGCAATGGCCGGCCGAGGAGGGGCCCAACAGCTGGACCGGCGCATTGGCGCAGCTCACCGCCGAGGGCGCGCTGGAGCGCGGGGCGATGGTCCACGCGTGCGTGTCCCGGCTCCTGCGGGACGGGACAGGCGCCGACCACCGAGGGTTTCTGCGGCTGCTCAAGGCCCTCGACCTCACCCGCGAGGAAGAGCGGGAACGCACCGCCGAGTGGCTGGCCCTGGCCGCCGACGCCCCCTCGGTGGTGGCCTCGCACGCGCAGTCGGTGCTGGGCGGCCTCGCCCTGGACGGCGAGCTGTCCGCGCGTCAGCTGGCCGAGATGTCGGGCGGGGTGCTGTTCCGCACCGAGAAGAAGCTCGTCCGGGCTCAGCTCGTCCTGCTGGGCAAGGTCATGGCGCGCGACGCCGCCACGGCCGACGAGCTGCTCCCGGCCGCCGCGCAGGCCTTCGGACACGAGGACTCGGACGTCCAGGAACGGGCGCTGAAGCTCGTGGAGCGGCACATCAAGAAGGCCGGCCCCGAGACGCGGTCCGAACTCGCGGAGACGGCACGGCAGTTGATCCCGGCGCTGCGCACCAGGGCGGCCGCTTCGCTGGGCATGGCCCCGGCGGACATGGAGCCGGTGGTGCACGAGGAGGTGCTGCCGCCGGTGCCGGAGCCGGTGCGGCTGGGGCCCGCTCCCGAGTCGGTGGCCGAACTCGCGGAAGAGGTCGGCGCGTTGCTGGCCTCCCGCGGTGACGTGGCGTCGTTCGAGCGCACCCTGGACGGGCTGGTGCGCCACGCGCACGACGACCGGGACGCCCTGGTCGAGGCGCTCGGCCCGGTCGTGGCGCGGCTGTGGTGGGCCACGGCAGATGCCGAACACATCAGGGAGAACACCTACTTCAACAACTATCCGCACCTCCAGCTCGTCCTCGCGGCGCTGCTCGGCAAGGTCCGGACACAGACCCTCCACGCCGCCGTCCAGCACGGGACGACGGGGCAGACCTGTGTGCACAGCGCTCTCGACCGTGCCTTTCAGGCGCGGATCTCCGAGGTGGCGTTCCGAATACGGACGGATCCGCTGCCGTTCCTCCTCTCCACGCCCAGCTGGAGCACGGGCCTTCTGGAGCCCGACGAGCTGGTGGATCGACTCGCCAGCTACCGACGGCTGGGCGCCCGGCCCTCGGACGCGGACTTCGCTCAGGCGCTGCTGCGCGTGCGGCGCGGGAACCGGACGGCGGCAACATCGGCGGCGGGGCGCGCGGCGGCCCTCGGCACCACGGAGGGCACGCGGCTCGCCCATTGGCTCACCTCGGGCGGCCCGCAGCTCCCGGCGGACCGGCGTCGTACGGCGCACGCGCGCATCCTGGTCGAGTTCGGTGAACTCGGGGAACTGCAAGATGACTTCCCGCGCGAGTTCCGGCCCCTGGGGCAGCCGGTGAGCGTCTACCGGGACCGCTGGCACTGCTACCACTGGGACGACTCGATACGTCCGCACTGGCTCGCCCTGCTCCCCGAGCGACGTGAGCTCGTCGCGGCCCGGATGCTCCGCGACCTCTCCACGGTCGCCGTGGACGACATCCGTGGACCGGCGGCCGTACTGCCGCTGCTCGCCGAGTCCGGTGGCGAGGCGGGCGACGCCGTCCACCTGTGCGTGGCGTACGGGCTCGGCGCCCGCCACGAGGAGGACCGGCTCGCCGCGGTGGACGCCCTGCTGGTGCTCGCCGCTCGGGGCCAGCTCGATGCGGCGCTGCTGGGCACGGACCTCGGAAAGCTGGTGCGGGAGGGGGCGGTGAAGCCGCTGCGGCTGGCCGACTCGCTGCGCACGGCGGCCACGACGGGGGCGAACGCCACGATCTGGGGGATGCTCTGCCACACCCTGCCGCTGCTGCTCGGCGACCTCGCGACCGGCGGGCCGGACGGGCATGCCGCAAAGAGCCGGGGGCTCGGGGAGCTGCTGGCGGTGGCCGCTGAGTGCGCCGAGCGGTCCGGGGCGCGGGGTGAGCTGCCGCATCTGGCCGCGGCCGCGTCCCGGAGCGGGTCGTCGCGGCTGGTGACACAGGCCCGTCGGCTCCAGGGGGCGTTGGTTGAGGAGGCCGCAGCGTGA
- a CDS encoding SWIM zinc finger family protein: MTRSLQAVAYHRPSVLESAAGAQRLGLETSRGATPSGPTDHPRFFTGFLTSPQVASAGLLAVADVAAARYYQRQLRASLDPVVTGNGDRLRFESFSGCGGVYARLDILEAGLDGGEVGHGTTNVDVNNPLREALSRIGADDPLHLRVGPEELAVTTLEGPVVEKKVPLPDRWLRGFAEAQVIAAGFDLRAELSAAEAVRFLRSLPRGGSRGGPRWVVPTGAALRPTTRAVPGAVCLPGPERLIALQRVLRHATALRVYGPTVAAAGADATASAWEAVLPGMRLTLTLSPDASRGFSGEGGVLDALATDEAAEDAELIAVLLAWEPRVDVADLAAAAGLTTERVRAALVRLGTSGRVGYDTAEAAYFHRELPYDAERVERHNPRLRSARKLVAAGAVSLDGTGGTVTAEDGHVHRVRDTAGVLTCSCLWWARYRGGRGPCKHALAVRMVRRGTAVRQGAAVEGVTAVDGTAAAQQGAAAEGTAAGDGTAAGDGTAAVERETVRVDGGAR, encoded by the coding sequence ATGACGCGATCCTTGCAGGCCGTGGCCTATCACCGACCCTCCGTGCTGGAGTCCGCGGCGGGTGCGCAGCGCCTGGGACTGGAGACCTCACGGGGTGCGACGCCCTCGGGTCCGACGGACCATCCGCGGTTCTTCACGGGCTTCCTGACGTCTCCTCAGGTGGCCTCCGCCGGCCTGCTCGCGGTGGCCGACGTGGCGGCGGCGCGTTACTACCAGCGGCAGCTGCGCGCCTCGCTCGACCCGGTGGTGACGGGCAACGGCGACCGGCTGCGCTTCGAGTCCTTCTCGGGCTGCGGCGGGGTGTACGCCCGCCTGGACATCCTGGAGGCAGGCCTCGACGGCGGCGAGGTGGGGCACGGCACGACGAACGTCGATGTGAACAACCCCCTGCGCGAGGCCCTGTCGCGGATCGGCGCGGACGATCCGCTCCATCTGCGGGTCGGGCCCGAGGAGTTGGCCGTGACCACGCTGGAGGGTCCGGTCGTGGAGAAGAAGGTGCCGCTCCCGGACCGTTGGCTGCGGGGCTTCGCGGAGGCCCAGGTGATCGCGGCGGGCTTCGATCTGCGGGCCGAGCTGTCCGCCGCCGAGGCCGTCCGGTTCCTGCGCTCGCTGCCGCGCGGCGGATCGCGCGGCGGCCCGCGCTGGGTGGTGCCGACGGGCGCCGCGCTGCGTCCGACGACGCGCGCGGTACCGGGGGCGGTGTGTCTTCCGGGCCCGGAGCGGCTGATCGCCCTCCAGCGGGTGCTCCGGCACGCGACCGCGCTGCGGGTGTACGGCCCCACGGTGGCGGCGGCCGGCGCCGACGCGACGGCCAGTGCCTGGGAGGCCGTCCTGCCGGGCATGCGGCTCACCCTGACGCTGTCGCCCGACGCCTCACGCGGCTTCTCCGGCGAGGGCGGTGTCCTGGACGCGCTCGCCACCGACGAGGCCGCCGAGGACGCGGAGCTGATCGCGGTGCTCCTGGCCTGGGAGCCCCGCGTCGACGTGGCCGACCTCGCCGCGGCGGCGGGCCTGACGACCGAGCGGGTCCGGGCGGCCCTGGTGCGCCTCGGCACCTCGGGCCGCGTCGGGTACGACACGGCGGAGGCGGCCTACTTCCATCGCGAGCTGCCGTACGACGCCGAGCGCGTCGAGCGGCACAACCCGCGGCTGCGTTCGGCCCGCAAGCTGGTGGCGGCGGGCGCGGTGTCCCTGGACGGCACGGGTGGCACGGTGACGGCCGAGGACGGCCATGTGCACCGGGTGCGGGACACAGCGGGGGTGCTCACGTGCAGTTGTCTGTGGTGGGCGAGGTACCGGGGCGGACGCGGACCGTGCAAGCACGCGCTGGCGGTGCGGATGGTACGCCGGGGCACCGCGGTGCGGCAGGGCGCCGCGGTCGAGGGGGTGACCGCGGTGGACGGGACTGCCGCCGCGCAACAGGGCGCCGCAGCCGAGGGGACTGCCGCGGGGGACGGGACTGCTGCGGGGGACGGGACTGCCGCGGTGGAGCGGGAGACGGTGCGAGTCGACGGGGGTGCGCGATGA
- a CDS encoding alkaline phosphatase D family protein: MSHRPFPGRRSVLRGSLVASAALTLPAAAGAAPAFALSGRPEAGWGVQTGDVTAHSGLVWVRSDRPARMIVETSATESFRNARRWQGPLLGAGTDFTGTTRLHGFPAGEQIHYRVLLADPDDPRRTGEPVTGTFRTASAGRRDGVRFLWSGDLAGQGWGINPDFGGYTIYRAMAALDPDFFLCSGDNIYADGPISATATLPDGSIWRNVTTEEKAKVAETLAEFRGNFRYNLLDENLRRFNAQVPSIIQWDDHEVRNNWYPGEVIADTDTRYTEKSVDVLAARARRAFGEYFPISTLPTGRREGRVYRVLRQGPLLDVFVLDMRTYRNANSADDQTVDPQGILGREQLEWLKRELSRSRAVWKVIASDMPLGLVVPDTTEGKANIEAVAQGDPGAPLGRELQIAELLRHIKHRRITGTVWLTADVHHTSAQHYQPSRAAFTDFEPFWEFVSGPLNAGAFPASALDNTFGPERVFVKAPTASNVSPAGGYQFFGEVDIDGDSGDLTVRLREQDGTVLFTQVLRPGRVGQ, from the coding sequence ATGTCCCACCGTCCGTTCCCCGGCCGCCGCAGCGTGCTGCGCGGCTCCCTGGTCGCGTCGGCGGCCCTGACCCTGCCCGCCGCGGCCGGCGCGGCGCCGGCGTTCGCCCTCTCCGGGCGTCCTGAGGCGGGGTGGGGTGTGCAGACGGGAGACGTGACCGCGCACTCCGGGCTGGTGTGGGTGCGCTCCGACCGTCCCGCGCGGATGATCGTCGAGACGTCCGCCACCGAGTCGTTCCGCAACGCCCGCCGATGGCAGGGCCCGCTGCTCGGCGCCGGCACCGACTTCACCGGCACCACCCGGCTGCACGGCTTCCCGGCGGGCGAGCAGATCCACTACCGCGTGCTGCTCGCCGACCCGGACGATCCGCGCCGCACCGGCGAGCCCGTCACCGGCACCTTCCGCACGGCGTCGGCCGGGCGTCGCGACGGCGTGCGCTTCCTGTGGTCCGGCGATCTCGCGGGCCAGGGCTGGGGGATCAACCCGGACTTCGGCGGCTACACGATCTACCGGGCGATGGCCGCTCTCGACCCGGACTTCTTCCTGTGCAGCGGCGACAACATCTACGCCGACGGCCCGATCTCGGCGACGGCCACGCTGCCCGACGGGAGCATCTGGCGGAACGTCACCACCGAGGAGAAGGCGAAGGTCGCCGAGACGCTGGCGGAGTTCCGCGGGAACTTCCGCTACAACCTGCTGGACGAGAACCTGCGACGGTTCAACGCACAGGTGCCGTCGATCATCCAGTGGGACGACCACGAGGTGCGCAACAACTGGTACCCGGGCGAGGTGATCGCGGATACCGACACCCGCTACACCGAGAAGAGCGTCGACGTGCTCGCGGCGCGGGCCCGGCGGGCGTTCGGCGAGTACTTCCCGATCTCCACGCTGCCCACGGGCAGGCGGGAGGGGCGGGTGTACCGGGTGCTGCGGCAGGGCCCGTTGCTGGACGTGTTCGTGCTGGACATGCGGACGTACCGCAACGCCAACTCGGCCGACGACCAGACCGTGGACCCGCAGGGCATCCTCGGGCGGGAGCAGTTGGAGTGGCTCAAGCGGGAGTTGTCGCGCTCGCGGGCGGTGTGGAAGGTGATCGCCTCTGACATGCCGCTCGGGCTCGTCGTGCCGGACACGACCGAGGGCAAGGCCAACATCGAGGCGGTGGCCCAGGGCGATCCGGGCGCGCCGCTCGGGCGTGAGCTCCAGATCGCCGAGCTGCTGCGGCACATCAAGCATCGGCGGATCACCGGCACGGTGTGGCTCACGGCCGACGTGCACCACACCTCGGCGCAGCACTACCAGCCGTCGCGGGCCGCGTTCACGGACTTCGAGCCGTTCTGGGAGTTCGTCTCGGGCCCGCTGAACGCCGGTGCCTTCCCGGCGAGCGCGCTCGACAACACCTTCGGTCCGGAGCGGGTGTTCGTGAAGGCGCCGACCGCCTCGAACGTCTCCCCCGCCGGCGGCTACCAGTTCTTCGGCGAGGTCGACATCGACGGTGACAGCGGCGACCTGACGGTCCGGCTGCGTGAGCAGGACGGCACCGTGCTGTTCACGCAGGTGCTGCGGCCGGGCCGAGTGGGTCAGTAG
- the pdxR gene encoding MocR-like pyridoxine biosynthesis transcription factor PdxR, with amino-acid sequence MPSLPGGGGGSVAWELLLPAVSAPARARGRSLQAALREAVRSGRLVPGTRLPSSRDLAADLGVSRGLVTEAYEQLTAEGYLRSGRGAGTWVGGAVRAARPRARDLAPRPSGARADFVPGTPDLSLFPRSAWAAAQRGVLAELPHHELGYPDPRGLPRLRTTLAELLARRRGVVADPERIVVVSGVAQATTLLGFALHARGLRTVGVEDPGSPQHDGLYAAAGVTPVPVPLDDEGLALAPLRASGVRAVVTTPAHQYPTGIACSARRRAELLDWARSVDGFLLEDDYDGDFRYDRAPVGALQGLDPERVAYAGSVSKSLAPGLRLGWLLVPEALADEVIERKRTMDLGHPTLDQAAFTRFVERGDYDRQLRRCQHAYRERRDALVAALEEHFPGSQVSGIAAGLHVIATLPERYGPEERFLARVTAAGVAVRPLSACTHARTGDTAELRLVLGYAHLSPARIREGVRLMAEAGPG; translated from the coding sequence GTGCCGTCCCTCCCGGGCGGTGGTGGCGGCTCGGTCGCCTGGGAGCTGCTGCTTCCGGCGGTTTCCGCGCCCGCACGCGCGCGTGGGCGGTCCTTGCAGGCGGCGTTGCGGGAGGCGGTGCGGTCGGGGCGGCTGGTGCCGGGGACGCGGTTGCCGTCGAGCCGGGATCTGGCGGCGGACCTAGGGGTGTCCCGGGGGTTGGTCACCGAGGCGTACGAGCAGTTGACGGCCGAGGGTTATCTGCGCAGCGGCCGGGGCGCGGGGACCTGGGTGGGCGGTGCCGTACGGGCGGCCCGGCCACGCGCGCGTGACCTCGCGCCCCGGCCGTCCGGTGCCCGGGCCGACTTCGTGCCCGGCACCCCGGACCTGTCCCTGTTCCCGCGGTCCGCCTGGGCGGCGGCGCAGCGTGGGGTGCTGGCGGAGCTGCCGCACCACGAGCTCGGCTACCCCGACCCGCGCGGGCTGCCCCGGCTGCGCACCACGCTGGCCGAACTGCTCGCGCGCCGCCGGGGTGTGGTCGCCGATCCGGAGCGGATCGTGGTGGTCTCCGGGGTGGCCCAGGCGACGACGCTGCTCGGCTTCGCGCTCCACGCGCGCGGGCTGCGCACGGTCGGTGTCGAGGACCCCGGCAGCCCTCAGCACGACGGCCTCTACGCGGCGGCGGGCGTCACCCCGGTGCCCGTCCCGCTGGATGACGAAGGGCTCGCCCTCGCACCGCTGCGGGCGTCGGGCGTCCGCGCGGTGGTGACGACGCCCGCCCACCAGTACCCCACCGGCATCGCGTGCTCGGCGCGGCGCCGGGCCGAACTCCTCGACTGGGCACGCTCGGTGGACGGGTTCCTCCTGGAGGACGACTACGACGGCGATTTCCGCTACGACCGCGCCCCCGTCGGCGCGCTCCAGGGTCTCGACCCGGAACGGGTGGCGTACGCGGGCTCGGTCAGCAAGTCCCTCGCCCCGGGGCTGCGGCTCGGCTGGCTGCTGGTGCCTGAGGCCCTCGCCGACGAGGTGATCGAGCGCAAGCGGACCATGGACCTCGGCCATCCCACCCTCGACCAGGCGGCCTTCACCCGCTTCGTGGAGCGCGGCGACTACGACCGTCAGCTGCGCCGCTGCCAGCACGCCTACCGCGAGCGGCGCGACGCCCTCGTGGCCGCGCTGGAGGAGCACTTCCCCGGCTCGCAGGTGTCCGGGATCGCCGCCGGACTGCATGTCATCGCCACGCTGCCGGAGCGGTACGGGCCCGAGGAGCGCTTCCTCGCGCGCGTGACGGCGGCCGGGGTGGCCGTACGTCCGCTGTCGGCGTGCACCCACGCGCGTACCGGCGATACGGCGGAGCTTCGGCTGGTGCTCGGGTACGCGCACCTCTCCCCCGCGCGGATCCGTGAGGGCGTACGGCTGATGGCCGAGGCGGGCCCTGGGTGA
- a CDS encoding alpha/beta fold hydrolase has protein sequence MADTVSFKVPSPHGPRSVTVDYARVGSGEPLLLLHGIGHHRQAWDPVVDILASERDVIAVDLPGFGASPGLPEGLSYDLATTTAVFGAFCEALELGRPHVAGNSLGGLLALELGREKLVRSVTALSPAGFWSEAERRYAFTVLLAMRGIAQRMPLPVVERLSRSAAGRTALTSTIYARPGRRSPEAVVAETLALVNATGFADTLRAGGSVQFVDDLPGIPVTVAWGSKDRILLRRQGVRAKQIIPKARLVRLPGCGHCPMNDDPALVARVILDGSR, from the coding sequence ATGGCCGACACCGTCTCGTTCAAGGTCCCTTCCCCGCACGGCCCGCGATCGGTGACGGTCGACTACGCGCGCGTGGGCAGCGGCGAACCGCTCCTGCTGCTGCACGGCATAGGCCACCACCGGCAGGCCTGGGACCCGGTCGTGGACATCCTGGCGAGCGAGCGCGACGTGATCGCCGTGGACCTGCCCGGCTTCGGTGCGTCCCCGGGGCTGCCCGAGGGACTCTCGTACGACCTGGCCACCACGACCGCCGTGTTCGGCGCGTTCTGTGAGGCGCTGGAACTGGGCCGGCCGCATGTGGCGGGCAACTCGCTCGGTGGCCTGCTCGCCCTCGAACTCGGCCGGGAGAAGCTCGTACGGTCCGTCACCGCGCTGTCCCCCGCGGGGTTCTGGTCGGAGGCCGAGCGACGGTACGCCTTCACCGTGCTGCTCGCGATGCGGGGTATCGCCCAGCGGATGCCGCTGCCCGTCGTGGAGCGGCTGTCGCGGTCGGCTGCCGGACGGACCGCGCTGACGAGCACCATCTACGCCCGCCCGGGCCGCCGTTCACCCGAGGCCGTCGTCGCCGAGACGCTCGCGCTGGTGAACGCGACGGGCTTCGCCGACACCCTCCGCGCGGGCGGCTCCGTCCAGTTCGTGGACGACCTCCCCGGCATTCCGGTCACCGTGGCCTGGGGCAGCAAGGACCGGATCCTGCTGCGCCGCCAGGGGGTCCGCGCCAAGCAGATCATTCCCAAGGCCCGTCTCGTGCGACTGCCCGGCTGCGGTCACTGCCCGATGAACGACGACCCGGCGCTCGTCGCGCGCGTGATCCTCGACGGCAGCCGCTGA
- a CDS encoding RNA polymerase sigma-70 factor: MTIDTVTDVFEEHRPVLLGVAYRMLGRVADAEDVVQEAWLRWSGADRGDVREPRGYLVRITTRLAIDRLRQIKARNEAYVGPWLPEPYVTDFGDVVPDTAERAVLADSVSLAVLVVMESLSPLERAVFVLREAFGYPYADIAALLDREEPAVRQLAGRARRHVEERRPRYEVDPAQRRDFTERFLAAAAEGDLGALMSLLAPDVRLVGDSGGKSKAPVRIIETADKVGRFLIGAARKGVPDMSFRAVELNGGPAVVVLSGDEVVTVFQVDIADGRIQSVYLLSNPDKLQSLSA; encoded by the coding sequence GTGACCATCGACACCGTGACCGACGTCTTCGAAGAGCACCGTCCCGTACTGCTGGGAGTCGCCTACCGCATGCTCGGGCGGGTGGCCGACGCGGAGGACGTCGTCCAGGAGGCCTGGTTGCGCTGGTCCGGCGCGGACCGCGGGGACGTGCGCGAACCGCGCGGCTATCTCGTGCGGATCACGACCCGCCTGGCCATCGACCGGCTCCGCCAGATCAAGGCGCGCAACGAGGCCTACGTCGGGCCGTGGCTGCCCGAGCCGTACGTCACCGACTTCGGGGACGTCGTCCCGGACACCGCGGAGCGGGCCGTGCTCGCCGACTCCGTCTCGCTCGCCGTCCTCGTCGTCATGGAGTCCCTCTCGCCCCTGGAGCGCGCGGTGTTCGTGCTCAGGGAGGCCTTCGGCTACCCGTACGCGGACATCGCCGCCCTCCTCGACCGGGAGGAACCGGCGGTGCGCCAGCTCGCCGGGCGCGCCCGCAGACACGTCGAGGAGCGGCGGCCCCGCTACGAGGTCGACCCCGCCCAGCGCCGTGACTTCACCGAGCGCTTCCTCGCCGCCGCCGCGGAGGGCGACCTGGGCGCGCTCATGTCGCTGCTGGCCCCGGATGTCCGCCTCGTCGGCGACAGCGGAGGCAAGTCGAAGGCGCCGGTGCGGATCATCGAGACGGCGGACAAGGTCGGCCGGTTCCTCATCGGCGCCGCGCGCAAGGGCGTTCCGGACATGTCCTTCCGTGCCGTGGAACTCAACGGCGGTCCGGCGGTGGTGGTCCTGTCCGGCGACGAGGTCGTCACGGTCTTCCAGGTGGACATCGCGGACGGCCGGATCCAGTCGGTCTACCTGCTGAGCAACCCCGACAAGCTGCAATCGCTTTCCGCCTAG